The following are encoded together in the Leucoraja erinacea ecotype New England chromosome 13, Leri_hhj_1, whole genome shotgun sequence genome:
- the cyyr1 gene encoding cysteine and tyrosine-rich protein 1, with protein MERRGTVIAAAIFGIIILLGVIAGIAICFGMYLNDYWNTRVGVMQGPQLNTVTRFNASPSPPPYSHNQEMDDAGDPPPPYSLTSPAAPESTPPPPYPGCSSK; from the exons ATGGAACGGCG AGGGACAGTAATAGCAGCGGCGATATTTGGGATCATCATTCTCCTGGGAGTCATCGCAGGCATTGCCATTTGCTTCGGCATGTATCTGAATGACTACTGGAACACGCGTGTGGGCGTCATGCAGGGACCTCAGCTCAATACCGTCACGCGATTCAATG CCtcaccttctcctcccccctacaGTCACAACCAAGAGATGGATGATGCTGGCGATCCACCCCCACCATATAGTCTCACGTCTCCAGCTGCTCCAGAGTCTACGCCACCCCCACCTTACCCAGGCTGCTCAAGTAAATAA